TGTCATATCGGGGCAGAAGCGGTGATTGGTAAGAACTGCGAGCTTATGAGCCATGTGGTGGTGACGGGCGCGACGACAATTGGCGATAACGCCAAAATTTATCCTCATGCAGTGCTGGGCGGAGATCCGCAAAACGGCCGTCACAAGGGGGGGCACACCACACTGGAAATCGGTAAAAACTGTACAATCCGTGAAGGTGTCACCATGCACCGCGGTTCAGATAACAGCATCGGCAAAACGGTTGTCGGTGATGATTGCATGTTTCTGGCCTATGCCCATGTTGCGCATGATTGTATTTTGGGCAATCACATCACTTTCTCCAATAATGTGATGATCGGCGGCCATGTGGTGATTGGCGATCATGTGATTATCGGCGGTGGCGGCGCTGTGCACCAGTTTGTCCGTGTCGGCCATCATGCCTTTGTCGGCGGGCTGGCGGCTCTGGTCGGCGATCTTATCCCCTATGGTTCGGCAATTGGCGTTCATGCCTGGCTTGGGGGCTTGAATATTATCGGCATGAAGCGCTCCGGCCTTGAACGGGCGGAAATTCACGCACTGCGCCATGCGGTGCCGATGTTGTTTGACCGTTCAAAACCGGTGCGGGAGCGGGCGATTGATGTGCTCGCGGCTTATCCGAAGTCGAAAGCCGTAGCGGATATGATCAGCTTTATTCAGTCTGATGACAATAAACGTTCTTTTTGCACGCCGAAAATGGGTTCTGGCAATATGGCCGGAGTATGAGTCATGCAGGAAGCGGGCAGCGGCGCGGCAGGTACGGTTTTAACAGGCAGAACGGCGGTTATCGCCGGCAATGGCCGGTTGCCGGTTGCTGTGGCCAATGCTTTACGGGATACGGGACAAAACCCGTTTCTTGTGCTTTTACGCGGTGAAGCGGATAAACAGCTCTATGATTTTGAACATTGCGAGATTTCAGTTGTTGAATTCGCCAGGCTGATTGAATCCATGCAAAAGGCGGGTGTGAGGAATGTCGTGTTGGCGGGGGGCATTGTCAGCCGCCCGCACTGGCGCGATCTGCGTTTTGATATTCCGACTTTGAAGGCTCTGCCAAGATTGTTCCGGGCTTTGGGCAGGGGAGATGACGCGCTGTTGCGCGCTTTTATCGGGCTTGTCGAATCCTATGGCTTCCGGGTTGTCGGGGCGCATCAGGTTGTGCCGGTTTTGCTGGCGCCGCGCGGGGTAAGGCTGACACGCAAAAAAGCCGGAAAGACGGAAGAGCGCAATATAGAGCAGGCAACAGAGGCAGCGCGGCAATTGGGGGTGCTTGATGTCGGGCAGGGGGCTGTGGCTGTCGGTGGCCGTGTGGTGGCGCTGGAGGGAGCGGAAGGCACGGATAATATGCTCAAACGGGTGGCAGAAATGCGGCAGGAACGGCGTATCCCGCGTGAAGGCGGTGTCCTGGTCAAAACGATGAAGCCGACGCAGGACAAGCGGGCGGATTTACCGGCCATCGGCCCGCAGACGGTTAAAAATGCCCATCAGGCCGGTTTGTACGGCATTGTGGTTGAGGCTGACCGCAGTTTTATTCTTGAATTTGAAAAAACCATGGAATTGGCCGATCACTACGGTATGTTTATTGAAAGCCGGTAAGCCTTTTCAGGAAAGAGCATTTATGACAGCCCGAGTGAAGATTGCAGTGATTGCGGGGGAAGAGTCGGGCGATTTGCTCGGGAGCGATCTGATTGCCGCTCTGCGCCACAAAACCGGGCGGGATATTGAGCTTGTCGGCGTTGGCGGCAGCCATCTGGAAAGCCTGGGGTTGAGGAGCCTCTTTGACCCGGATGAAATTGCCTTGATGGGGCTTGGCGCTGTGTTAAGGAAATTGCCGCGTTTGATCAGCCTGATTGGCAAAACAGCCAGATTCATTGCACGGGAAAAACCTGATTGCCTGATTGTCATTGACAGCCCTGATTTTACCCACCGTGTTGCCCGCAAGGTGCGGGCGCTCGCGCCGGATATTCCCATTGTCAAATATATTGCGCCTTCTGTCTGGGCGTGGCGGCCGGAACGGGCGAAAGCCATGCGGGCCTTTATTGACCATGTGCTGGTGGTGCTGCCGTTTGAAGTGGATGTGATGAAAGAGTTGCAGGGGCCGCCTGCAACCTATGTTGGCCATCGGCTTTTGTCCTATCCGCCTCTGCTTGCCGCGCGCAAACAGCGCGGTAAAAGAAAAAAGCATGGCGGGCATAAGCCGGCCGTGGTGATTCTGCCCGGGTCGCGGCGGTTTGAGATTCGCCGTCTGATGCCGGTATTTGGCGAGGCTGTCGCTGAATTGCGCCGCTTTGTGCCGGAGTTTGAGATTATATTGCCGGCCCTGCCCAGGATTGAGGCGGAACTGCGCGTGCTGGCGCGGGACTGGCCGGCCGCGCCGCAGATTGTTGTGGGTGAAGAGGCCAAATGGCAGGCTTTGACGCAAGGCGATGTGGCGCTTGCTGCTTCCGGCACAGTGTCGCTGGAACTGGCGTTGCTGGGAATCCCCACTGTGCTTTCCTATAAAGCTGACTGGTTTTCCAGAATGTTTATCATGCCGAAGGTAACCGTCTGGAGCGCGGCCTTGCCTAATATTATTGCTGATGAGCCGATTGTACCGGAATATTTTAATGAATTTGTCCGTAGCGGAATGTTGGCCCGCCAGCTTGCCCGCCACATATCTGACAGTGCAGCGCGTGAAGCGCAACTTGATGGTTTTAAACGTGTTGCGAAATTAATGCGGACTGATAAACCGTCAGGAGAACTTGCCGCTGATGCGGTATGGGCCGTGTTGCAAAAAAATAAGGTATAGAAACAAGCCTGTTTGTGAATCGGCCCTGATTTCCAAACATAAAAAACGCTGCCATATACTGGCAGCGTTTTTTGTTTTCAGGCGCTGTTATTACCGTGAAAGCTTATTTCCGGTTTTTGACCGGTACATAGTGGCGTTCTGTTGCGCCGGTGTAGAGCTGACGCGGGCGGCCGATTTTCTGTGCCGGATCCTCAACCATTTCCTTCCACTGGGCAATCCAGCCGACAGAGCGGGCAAGGGCAAACAGCACGGTGAACATCGAACTCGGGAAACCAAGCGCTTTCAGCGTGATACCGGAATAGAAATCAACATTGGGGTAAAGTTTCTTCTCGATGAAATACTCATCATGCAGGGCAATCCGCTCCAGTTCCATGGCAATATCAAGCAACGGGTCGTCCTTGATGCCAAGTTCTTTCAGGACGGCATGGCAGGTTTGCTGCATGATACGGGCGCGCGGGTCATAATTTTTATAGACGCGGTGGCCAAAGCCCATCAGCCGGAACGGATCATCCTTGTCCTTGGCACGGGCGATGAATTCAGGGATCCGCTCAACCGAACCGATTTCTTCCAGCATTTTCAGGCAGGCTTCATTCGCCCCGCCATGCGCAGGCCCCCACAGGCAGGCAACACCGGCAGCAATACAGGCAAACGGGTTGGCGCCTGAAGATCCGGCCAGCCGCACGGTCGAGGTTGAGGCGTTCTGTTCATGATCGGCGTGCAGCGTGAAGATTGTGTCCATTGCTTTGGCAAGAACCGGATTAACCTTGTATTCCTCACAAGGCACAGCAAAACACATGCGCAGGAAATTTTCCGCATAATTGAGGGAATTGAGCGGATACACAAAAGGTTGGCCGACGCTGTATTTATAAGCCATGGCGGCCAGTGTCGGCACTTTGGCAATCAACCGTATGGAGGCAACCATACGCTGATGCGGATCGGTGATATCAATCGAGTCATGATAGAAAGCCGACATGGCGCCAAGAGCTGCCAGCATGATCGCCATCGGGTGCGCATCGCGGCGGAAACCGTGGAAAAAGCGTGAAAACTGTTCATGCACCATGGTATGATGCTGGACGCGGTAGTCAAAATCTTCCTTCTGTGTTTTTGTCGGCAATTCCCCGTAAAGCAGCAGATAGCAGGTTTCCAGAAAATCGCCTTTTTCAGCCAGTTCGTCAATCGGGTAGCCGCGATAGAGCAGCACGCCCTTGTCACCGTCAATAAAAGTGATACGGGATTCACATGAGGCTGTAGAGGTAAAGCCGGGGTCATAGGTGAATGTTCCGGTCTGTTTATAGTATGATGATATCTCCACCACATCCGCTCCCAGGGTTCCTTTACGGACAGGAAGTTCGATTGTTTTGCCTTCAATACTGATTTTAGCATGATTTTTTGACATTATGGTATTCCTTTCTATTCCTCCAGCTTCCCGGATAAGACCTGCCGCATTGTCATTTATGCTGGTCCTGGCAGAGACAACCTCCCATTCAATCCCCCTTCCTCCCGAATTTACTGTATTCCAGTTTGTATGCAACATGAAAATGTGTAACAGCTGCGTGAAGACAGCAAATTTGCCTCAGTTGACCTGATCAGCAATTCTTTGCAGTGATTCCTCACGTCCCAGAACTACCAGCACATCAAATACGCCGGGCGAAGTGGCGCGGCCGGTTAATGCGGCGCGCAGTGGCTGGGCAGCCTTGCCAAGCTTGATGCCGGCTGATTCGCAATGGGCGCGGATAGCCGCGTTGAGCGCCTCATCCGTCCAGGTCTCGCAGGCTTCAAGAACCGGCAGCAGCTCTTTCAGCACAGCCCGTCCTTCCGCGTCCAGAATGGCGGCAGCCTTTTCGTCCGGTGATAACGGGCGTGCGGCAAAGATAAAACCGGCACCGTCAATCAGTTCAACAAGTGTTTTGGCGCGTTCTTTCAGGCCCGGCATGGCGGCAAGCAACCGGGCACGGTGTTTGTCATCAAGCTTTTGCGCCATGGCCGCGCCGCCTTCCACTTCCGGCAGAATGTCAGTCATGCTTTGCAAAAGCAATTCATCATCTGTGGCGCGGATATACTGGCCGTTGATGGCTTCAAGCTTTTTAAAGTCGAAACGTGCAGCCCCCTTGTTGATGTCGCCGATATCAAACCACTCAACCATTTCTGCGGTGGACATGATTTCGTCATCACCATGACTCCAGCCCAGCCGTGCCAGATAATTGCGCAACGCAACCGGCAGATACCCCATAGCGCGATAGGCTTCCACCCCTAAAGCGCCGTGGCGCTTGGAAAGCTTGGCGCCGTCTGCGCCGTGGATCAGCGGAATATGCGCCATCACCGGTATTTTCCAGCCAAGCGCGTTATAAATGATGCTCTGGCGGGCGGCATTGGTCAGGTGGTCGTCACCACGGATAATATGGGTCACGCCCATATCATGGTCATCAACCACGACGGCAAGCATATAGGTTGGCGTACCGTCTGAACGCAACAGGATAAAATCATCCAGATCCTTGTTAGGAAAGCGTATATCACCTTGAACGCGGTCGGCAACCAGCGTATCGCCGGTCTGCGGCGCCTTGATGCGGATAACCGGCTTGACACCGGCAGGCGCCTCTGACGGGTCACGGTCGCGCCAGCGGCCATCATAGCGCGGCGGTTTGCCTGCGGCTTTGGCTTCTTCACGCATCCGGGCGAGTTCTTCCGGTGAGGCATAGCAATAATAGGCTTTGCCCTGTGCAACCAGAGACTCCGCGACTTCGCGGTGGCGTTCCACACGGCCGAATTGCGAAACAGGCTCGCCGTCCCAGTCAAGGCCAAGCCATGCCAGCCCTTCCAGAATGGCGTGCACGGCTGCCTCTGTCGAGCGTTCACGGTCTGTATCCTCAATGCGCAGCAACATTTTGCCACCGCAATGTCTGGCGTAAAGCCAGTTAAACAAAGCTGTGCGTGCGCCGCCAATATGCAGGTATCCTGTCGGGGAAGGGGCAAAGCGTGTAATAACAGGCTTGTTCATGGTGTCTCCACATGGGTTGATTTTGTTATTTAAATCCATGTATCACATTTAGCAGGCTGTGCAACAGGGGCTTCTTGTAAGGGCAGGAGCAGTAATGCCGGAAAATAATGGCAAAATGCCGACAGATGAACAGCGGCAATGGGCGCATGTTACCGGTGTCCCGCCTGCGTGGCGGCCGTCCGGCCTTGTCATATCCGTGCCGGATGATGTTTTCTTCCCTGTGCCGGAGAAGCAGCGCAGTGCGCGGTTTTTGCGTGTTGTGCAAGGCTGGCTGGCGCTGGAGGAAGCCTATGGCGTGCGTTTTCTGCTTGTGCCGGTTTTTGCCGCCGCCGGGGTGATCAGCTATTTTTCGTTCGTTCACGAAATATCATGGCTGCGCCTTGTTGCGCTGGCGCTTCTTATGGGTGCTTTGGCCTGTTTGTTCCGCCGTATCCGTTTTGTCGCACTGGGGTTTGGCTTTCTGGCTATTGCGGTTGCCGGCGCGCTGTGCGCCAGGCTTGAGGCAGCGCGTGTCGCAACCATTATGCTTGGCAATGAAACAACCACCTATATGACCGGCCGGATCGTGGCGCTGGAAGAAACCGGTTATGGCTATCGTTTGCAGCTTGATGTCATGGCAACAAACCGCCCCGCTTTATCAGCAAGGGTTGAACGGGTGCAGCTTTCCGCCCGTACCCTGCCGGAAGGTCTGGCAATTGGTGATGGCCTTGACGGGCTTGTGCGTTTGCGCCCCCCTTCGGGGCCGGTCTTGCCCGGCAGTTACGATTTCAGCTTTCATGCGTATTTTCGCGGCATTGGCGCACAGGGCTTTTTCATGGGAAAGCCGGACAAGGTTGACGTGCCGCCACCTGATGGCCTGCTGGCGCGGCTGCAAATCCGTGTCGCCCGTTTGCGGCAGATGATGACACAGCGTATTCATGCCGCGATTGGCGGTGAGGCCGGCGCGATTTCCGCGGCGCTCATTACCGGCCAGCGCGGCGGTATCAGCAAAGAGACTCATAAAGCCCTGCGCCTTGCCGGAATATCGCATATCCTTTCTATTTCGGGCCTGCATATGGCTATGGTCAGCGGCATGGTGCTGGTGGCTGCACGTGCTTTCACCGGTCTTTTCCCGGTATTCTCATCACGCCATGCGCCCGGAAAAATCGCCGCTGTCGCCGCACTTGGCATATCGGCGTTTTATCTGGTGCTGTCCGGGGCGGATGTTGCAGCGCAGCGCAGTTTTGTCATGGTTGCCGTCATGCTGGTTGCGGTCTTGTGTGACCGCGCGGCCATCACCATGCGCAATCTTGCCTTGGCGGCGCTGGTGACCATTCTGATCGTGCCGCATGAAATTTTAGGCCCAAGTTTTCAAATGTCGTTTTCGGCAACCGCAGTGCTGATCGCCGCGTTTCAATGGTGGAACCGGCGCAAAAGCCGTAAAGTGCATAAGGATTTACAGACATCAGGCCTGTTTTCACGTTTTGTGCTTGCTCCTTTGGTTGGCACGATTGCTTCATCGGTGCTGGCGGGCACGGCCAGCGGTATTTTTGCCGCCTATCACTTCAACAACACAGCGCCGCTCGGAGTGCTGGGCAATGCGGTGACCTTTCCGCTCATGTCTGTTATAGTGATGCCTTTTGCTCTTCTGGGTGCGGTTTTGATGCCGTTGCATCTGGAATGGCTGCCTTTGAAAATTATGGGGCTGGGGGTCTGGCTGGTGCAAAGAGCTGCTTATTGGGTGGCGGGATTATCGCCGGATTTCAGCCCGGGCGCTTTTCCGTCTTCAGCGCTTGCGGCTTTTTCCATCGCGCTGGTCTTGCTGGTGTTCTTGCGTTCCCCTTTGCGCATTATGGCCATTGCAGCATTTGTCTATGGGGTCATTTTGTGTGCCATTGCGCCGCGCCCGCTGGCGCTGATTGCTGAAAATGCCCGTCTTGTCGCCGTACTGGATAAAAACGGGCGGCTGGCGGTGAACACAAGCCAGCCGCAGGCTTTTGTTCTGTCAAACTGGAAAGCGGCGTTTCGGGCGGAAGAGGTTTTGCGTCCGCGAGACCATGAAAATATGAAAGATACTTTGCAATCCGGCTTTGTCTGTGAAACGTTTTTGTTTTGTCATGCGCCGCTTGCCAATGGTAAAATCCTTGCCATTGTCTCAAACCGGCTGATGGCAGACAAAGCCTGTGAGAGAGGCGATATCGTTCTGCTTGATTACAGCGGTGATGAAAGACCGTGCCCGGAAGGCCTGACAATCAGCCGCCGTGAACTGGCGCTTTATGGCTCTGCGGTGCTTTATGACACACCGGAGGGGACAGGGATTATCTGGGCGTCGGGTGAACCGGAACGGCCATGGAATGCCCATCGCCGTTTTGCAAAAGCGGCGCGCGGTATGCCGTAGGTTACAGGATTATCCTTGTTGCAGTTTTTTAGCCGCATCGACGGCGAAATAGGTCAGAATGCCATCGCAGCCGGCGCGTTTGAAAGCCAGAAGCGTTTCCATCATGACGCGATCGCGGTCAAGCCAGCCATTGGCTGCAGCGGCAGCGATCATCGCGTATTCTCCTGAAACCTGATAGGCGAAAAGCGGTACGGAAAAAGCCTGTTTGAACCGCTGAATAATATCAAGATAAGGCAGGCCCGGCTTCACCATCAGCATATCTGCGCCCTCAAGCAGATCCTGCCCGGCCTCACGGATAGCCTCGCCGCTGTTGGCGTGATCGATATAATAAGTGTTCTTGTCGCCTTTGAGCAGGCCGCCCGTGCCGATAGCGTCACGATAAGGGCCATAGAAGGCTGAAGAGAATTTGGCCGCATAGGACATAATCGCCACATCCTGAAAACCGTTGGCATCAAGCGCGTCACGGATAGCGCCGACCCTGCCGTCCATCATATCGGACGGAGCAATAATGTCGCTGCCGGCCTGCGCCTGTGACAATGCGGCACGGACAATCATTTCCACTGACTCATCATTGACGATTTCACCTTGACGCAAAATGCCGTCATGCCCGTGCGTTGTGTAGGGGTCAAGGGCGGCATCAGTTATCAAACCGATATCCTGCGTCTGTTTTTTCAGGTCCCGCGCAAAGCGGTTGACCAGGTTGTCAGGGTTGGTGATATAGGCACCATCCTCGGTTTTCACACTGTGAGGTTCACGGGCAAAAGGAGCAACGGCGGGAATGCCAAGCCCGGCGGCGCGCAGGGTTTCTTCCACTGCAACATCCACAGAAAACCGGTAAACCCCTGGCATGGAAGGAATTTCTTCGCGCACACCCTTGCCTTCGCACAGGAAAACCGTCCACACGAGGTCATCCGCACTCAGGCGATTTTCCCGCACCAGACGCCGTGTCCAGCCAAATTTGCGGGTGCGGCGCAAGCGGCTGCTGCCGGTGATTTCATCTATTGTTCTTTTCATTATCATATCCCGCTGTTATGCTATGGTATGTATAACATAGTTTGATTGCAATGATAAAACAATTATAACAGATGTTAAGGATATCCGGCTGTATGGCAGAATCTTTAAAGGAGGGTGGCAGCATGCAGGTTGATTTTGGTGGTGGTGGGGAGATCGCATTTTTTCGTGAGGGACGGGCGGGGATTATCCGCCTGGCGCGCCCGAAAGCATTGAATGCGCTGAATGAGCCAATGGTTGAAGCAATGGCAAAGGCTTTGCAGGCATGGGAAGATGATGCCTCTGTCTCCTGTATTCTGGTGGAGGGGGATGGCCGCGCTTTCTGCAGCGGCGGTGATATTGTCGCTGCCTGGCACGCCGGCAAGGCAGGCCATCCGGCTTATGAATTTTTCGAGAAAGAATATGCGCTGAACGCTTATATCGGCCGCTATTCGAAGCCCTATGTCGCGTTTATGGACGGGATTGTCATGGGCGGCGGCGCCGGTATCTCCGTGCACGGCTCACACCGGATTGTGACGGAAAATACGGTTTTCGCCATGCCGGAAACAGCAATCGGCTTTTATCCTGATGCGGGGGCCGGGGCGTATCTGCCATCCATGCCCTATGCGATGGGGGCTTATCTGGCGCTGACCGGCAACAGCATAAAATGGGGCGACTGTCTGCAAAGCGGTATTGCCACCCATGCGATTGCTTTGGAAGATTATGATGTTTTGCGGCAGGCGCTGATTGAAGAAGGCAATCCGCGCCCGGCGCTTGAAGAGGTTGCCGTTGAGCCTGATTATGAAACCGATATTCAGACCCGCACCCTGATGGCGGAGTGTTTTTCCGGTGCAAGTGTTGAGGATTGTTTGCAGCGCTTGCAGACAAAGGCGGGAGAAGGCAATGAGTTTGCCATACAAACCCTGACAACGATTCTGGCGCGTTCGCCCATCAGCGTCAAGGTTGCTTTTCGCCATATTGTGCAGTGCCAGCGGCTGGGGCTTGACAATGTCATGGCGGTGGAGAACCGCATTACCCGCCATATGATAGAAAGCCATGATTTTTATGAGGGGATTCGTGCGCTGCTGATTGATAAGGACAAAAAGCCGCAATGGCAGCTGCAAACCCTTGAAGAGGTTGATGAAACCCTGGTTGATGTCTATTTCCAGGCAAATGAACAGGAAGAAAATATAAAAGAGGTGCGTGTGTGATAAAGTATATCCGGCCCCGTATATCGCGCCTGTTGCCCTTGTCCTGGCCTGTCCGTCTCGAAGCAGAAAACCTGCCGGTGATTTTGCGGGCTTTCGGCTGGTTTCTGGCCCTGTTTTATTGCTGCCGCGGCATATTTTACTGGTTGTTGCTGACGGGTGTTTTTTCGGGTGATGTCTGGCGTTTTGATCTTATGCCGGGCAGTTGGCGGGTGCTGTGTACAGCACTGGCCATCGCCTATCCTGTTGCGGCCTGCGGGCTGTGGATGGGCGCGCGCTGGGGCCGGATTGTATGGATTGCGGCCGCGGTTTTTGAAAGCCTGTGCCTGACGGCCTATTCCGGTTACTTTATCTGGAATATCTGGCTGCCTCTGTTGAACTTGCTGTTTTTGTCCGGTTATTACGGTATGAGTTTTTATCTGCGGTTTTTAAATCGCAACCGGAAAAAAGAAGAAGATCACGCCATTGTTGATTATTGAATGCCGGGGTATTTTGCCGGTGAGGATTGTTGCATGTTTGCAACATTCGGGATGTCTTTAAGAAAAAACAACTTTTATCCGCTATGTTCATTTTTTTGACATGATAAGGGTGCAACTGTACCTTTGACAGTTTACCCGATAAAGCGGATTGAAGAGAATGAAACATAAAAGCGCATTTGATCGCAGAACCTTCCTGAAAACATTGATGGGGGCAGCCGCATTGAGCGTGGCAGGGCAGGCCTGCGCCGTGGAGGGCAGGAGCTGGGATGACGCTTTTGACGTGCGTGTTTCCGCCGGTGGCGAACAGGTGGCTTCCAATCAACCGGTTTTGAGTCTCGCAACTGTTGCCTATACAGAAATGGCGATTGCAACTTACAGCAATATTGTCAGTCAGGGCGGCTGGGGGCTTGTGCCGACACAGCAGGGCCCTTTGCAGACAGGTGTGAAACATCCGGCGGTGACGGCCTTGCGCGAGCGGCTCTTTGTTTCGGGCGATCTGGCGCGCGGTGTTGGTGTGTCTCAGGTTTTTGACAGCTATGTTGAGGGTGCGGTGCGCCGTTTTCAGGCGCGTCATGGTCTGCCGGTTGACGGGCAGGTAGGGGATGTAACCTATCGCGCGCTCAATGTCAGCGCTGATATGCGCCTCAATCAGTTGCATAAAAACCTTGAGCGGCTCAACAAGGTTGTGGCGAAAACCGCTGATGAAAAGCGCTTTGTCATGGTCAATGTGCCATCAGCCCAGATTGAGGCGGTGGAAAAGGTCATGGTTGTTCAGCGCCATACGGCTGTTGTCGGCAAGATAGACCGGCAGACGCCGATTCTGGATTCCAAAATCCATGAGATTATTCTTAATCCGTTCTGGACGGTGCCGAAGTCGATTATCCGCAAGGATATTATTCCGTTGATGCGTAAAGAGCCCAATTATCTCACGGATAATAATATCCATCTGTTCAATAACAGGGGCCAGGAAGTCCTGCCCCAGTCGGTTGACTGGAATACGGATGAGGCTGTGGGGCTGATGTTCCGGCAGGATCCGGGTAAAATCAACGCCATGTCGTCAACCAAAATCAATTTCCATAACAGGCATGCTGTTTATATGCATGATACGCCGCAACAGGGATTGTTTAACAACCTGATGCGGTTTGATTCTTCCGGTTGTATCCGTGTGCACAATGTCCGCGATCTGAATTTGTGGATTTTGCAAAATACTGCGGGCTGGGACAGAATGTCGATGGAAAAGGTGATCTATTCACGCAAAAATACGCCGATTGCAGTCAAGGATCCTGTGCCGCTGCATTTTGTCTATATCTCCGCCTGGTCAACCGATGATGGTGTGGTGCAGTTCCGTGATGATATTTATCATATGGATGGCGCGCCGGAGCTGGCTTTCGGCGATATTGCCCGGTAATAAAAACCGGATTTTGTATTTTATGGGGGCGCGGCAGTGTGCCGCGCTACAATTGTCTTGTTTTTACCGGTTGATTGTTGCACGAAAGGCGGAGCAATTTTTTATGGCAAGGCATGATATTTGTTATGAGCAATACCCGAAAAACTGTAATGGCAGGTTTAACACCTGGACAGAAGAAGAACCGGCGGCAGGTCGCCAATTGGCTTTATCTGGTTGTATCCCTGCTTCTGGTCAGTTTGCTGGTGGGCGGCATAACAAGGCTGACAGATTCCGGGCTGTCGATTACCGAATGGAAACCGCTTGTCGGTATTATCCCGCCGATCGGTGAAGCACAGTGGCTGGAAGAGTTTGCCAAATATCAGCAGATTGCCCAGTACAAACACCTCAAATACGGCATGACACCGGGGGAATATAAATTCATCTTCTGGTGGGAGTGGGGACACCGGCTGCTGACACGCATTGTGCTGGTTATCTTCACGGCATTGCCGCTGATGTTTTTCTGGATAACGGGCAAGCTGGAACGGCAGGTGAAATGGCGCCTGCTGGGCACTCTGGCGCTGGGCGGTTTGCAGGGGGGGGTCGGCTGGTGGATGGTGTCTTCCGGTGTCGGTGACAGTGACTTGCTCTATGTCAGCTCCTATCGTCTGGCGCTTCATCTCATTTTGGCCTGCCTGCTGATTGTTTCCGGCCTCACTCTGGCGCGCCGCCTTGAAAGCTGTCAAACGCCGCCTGCCTCACATGGAGCGCATGTTTTTGCCGGCTGGCTGATTTTTCTGATTCTGGTGCAGATTTATCTTGGCGCTCTGGTTGCAGGTATTCGCGCCGGCTCGGATTTTAACACTTGGCCGCTGATGAATGAGGCATGGATACCGGCCGGGCTGTTTGACTTGCAGCCTTGGTGGCACAATTTTTTTGAAAATACCATGACTGTGCAGTTTGTGCACCGCTCTTTTGCCTGGTTTCTGATTGTGATAACGGCGGTGCATGCATTCTGGCTGCAAAGACGTTTTCCCGGTACAGCGCATGTCTTCCGCGCCATGCTGCTTCTGGTGCTGATGCTGCTACAGGCGATGATCGGTGTTGCCACCCTGTTGCTGGCGGTTCCGTTAAACTGGGGTGTTTTTCATCAGGGT
This is a stretch of genomic DNA from Candidatus Tokpelaia hoelldoblerii. It encodes these proteins:
- the lpxA gene encoding Acyl-[acyl-carrier-protein]--UDP-N-acetylglucosamine O-acyltransferase (bhsal07410); translation: MAEAQIHPTAFVEDGAKLGKGTVIGPFCHIGAEAVIGKNCELMSHVVVTGATTIGDNAKIYPHAVLGGDPQNGRHKGGHTTLEIGKNCTIREGVTMHRGSDNSIGKTVVGDDCMFLAYAHVAHDCILGNHITFSNNVMIGGHVVIGDHVIIGGGGAVHQFVRVGHHAFVGGLAALVGDLIPYGSAIGVHAWLGGLNIIGMKRSGLERAEIHALRHAVPMLFDRSKPVRERAIDVLAAYPKSKAVADMISFIQSDDNKRSFCTPKMGSGNMAGV
- the gltX-2 gene encoding Glutamate--tRNA ligase (bhsal07450), encoding MNKPVITRFAPSPTGYLHIGGARTALFNWLYARHCGGKMLLRIEDTDRERSTEAAVHAILEGLAWLGLDWDGEPVSQFGRVERHREVAESLVAQGKAYYCYASPEELARMREEAKAAGKPPRYDGRWRDRDPSEAPAGVKPVIRIKAPQTGDTLVADRVQGDIRFPNKDLDDFILLRSDGTPTYMLAVVVDDHDMGVTHIIRGDDHLTNAARQSIIYNALGWKIPVMAHIPLIHGADGAKLSKRHGALGVEAYRAMGYLPVALRNYLARLGWSHGDDEIMSTAEMVEWFDIGDINKGAARFDFKKLEAINGQYIRATDDELLLQSMTDILPEVEGGAAMAQKLDDKHRARLLAAMPGLKERAKTLVELIDGAGFIFAARPLSPDEKAAAILDAEGRAVLKELLPVLEACETWTDEALNAAIRAHCESAGIKLGKAAQPLRAALTGRATSPGVFDVLVVLGREESLQRIADQVN
- a CDS encoding Hypothetical protein (bhsal07420), encoding MQEAGSGAAGTVLTGRTAVIAGNGRLPVAVANALRDTGQNPFLVLLRGEADKQLYDFEHCEISVVEFARLIESMQKAGVRNVVLAGGIVSRPHWRDLRFDIPTLKALPRLFRALGRGDDALLRAFIGLVESYGFRVVGAHQVVPVLLAPRGVRLTRKKAGKTEERNIEQATEAARQLGVLDVGQGAVAVGGRVVALEGAEGTDNMLKRVAEMRQERRIPREGGVLVKTMKPTQDKRADLPAIGPQTVKNAHQAGLYGIVVEADRSFILEFEKTMELADHYGMFIESR
- the gltA gene encoding Citrate synthase (bhsal07440); the encoded protein is MSKNHAKISIEGKTIELPVRKGTLGADVVEISSYYKQTGTFTYDPGFTSTASCESRITFIDGDKGVLLYRGYPIDELAEKGDFLETCYLLLYGELPTKTQKEDFDYRVQHHTMVHEQFSRFFHGFRRDAHPMAIMLAALGAMSAFYHDSIDITDPHQRMVASIRLIAKVPTLAAMAYKYSVGQPFVYPLNSLNYAENFLRMCFAVPCEEYKVNPVLAKAMDTIFTLHADHEQNASTSTVRLAGSSGANPFACIAAGVACLWGPAHGGANEACLKMLEEIGSVERIPEFIARAKDKDDPFRLMGFGHRVYKNYDPRARIMQQTCHAVLKELGIKDDPLLDIAMELERIALHDEYFIEKKLYPNVDFYSGITLKALGFPSSMFTVLFALARSVGWIAQWKEMVEDPAQKIGRPRQLYTGATERHYVPVKNRK
- a CDS encoding Lipid-A-disaccharide synthase (bhsal07430) is translated as MTARVKIAVIAGEESGDLLGSDLIAALRHKTGRDIELVGVGGSHLESLGLRSLFDPDEIALMGLGAVLRKLPRLISLIGKTARFIAREKPDCLIVIDSPDFTHRVARKVRALAPDIPIVKYIAPSVWAWRPERAKAMRAFIDHVLVVLPFEVDVMKELQGPPATYVGHRLLSYPPLLAARKQRGKRKKHGGHKPAVVILPGSRRFEIRRLMPVFGEAVAELRRFVPEFEIILPALPRIEAELRVLARDWPAAPQIVVGEEAKWQALTQGDVALAASGTVSLELALLGIPTVLSYKADWFSRMFIMPKVTVWSAALPNIIADEPIVPEYFNEFVRSGMLARQLARHISDSAAREAQLDGFKRVAKLMRTDKPSGELAADAVWAVLQKNKV